One window from the genome of Glycine soja cultivar W05 chromosome 12, ASM419377v2, whole genome shotgun sequence encodes:
- the LOC114378339 gene encoding ATPase family AAA domain-containing protein At1g05910-like isoform X1: MYPKRSGQDGPDSRQVRSSDRIKTRPNVYGRPYLYYNQNLRRTRKSKIKTRTAASQIAKMLRPGNRKSKDSNTNSGSANLRRSTRKRRLNVNLEDFTDSSGAEDEDLMRPPTYPSLRNRMKNSDRRDGLMSNKRKRVAETKQTPRREGLRPRRSKGAAIERLILESDDEQDLSEEKVDQDETENGNDVEENDADDGQKEIEGDAEGEDEGEDEGDEDGDDEEGEEEQDGRRRYDLRNRSDVRRFSMEEGKAQPRSPRRVLHQGMGTKVSRDVRKGGSRVHKRHRLARPEDSDDSLLVDELDQGPAIPWGRGGNRSGPPWLFGGLDMHGTTAFGLNLAASGWGHQGDAVATLTSGIQTAGPSSKGGADIQPLQVDDSVSFDDIGGLSEYIDALKEMVFFPLLYPDFFASYHITPPRGVLLCGPPGTGKTLIARALACAASKAGQKVSFYMRKGADVLSKWVGEAERQLKLLFEEAQRNQPSIIFFDEIDGLAPVRSSKQEQIHNSIVSTLLALMDGLDSRGQVVLIGATNRIDAIDGALRRPGRFDREFNFPLPGCEARAEILDIHTRKWKHPPPNELKKELAASCVGYCGADLKALCTEAAIRAFRQKYPQVYTSDDKFVIDVDSVKVEKTHFIEAMSTITPAAHRGAIVHSRPLSLVVQPCLQRHLEKAMSIISDIFPPASITSELTKLSMLSYGSAIPLVYRPRLMLCGGEGTGLDHLGPAVLHELEKFPVHSLGLPSLLSDPSAKTPEEALVHIFGEARRTTPSILYLPQFDVWWETAHEQLRAVLLTLLEELPSDLPILLLGTSSVTLAEVEEVPTSIFPHRSVYKVNMPCAKDRTLFFNLLIEAAMSILLEGINKKSQDAGCLPELPKAPKLASGPKVSELKAKVEAEQHALRRLRMCLRDVCNRILYDKRFNAFHYPVTDEDAPNYRSIIQNPMDMATILQHVDNGHYITSAAFLQDINLIVSNAKAYNGEDYNGARIVSRACELRDAVHGMLSQMDPALVAYCDKIASQGGPVQLSDELGDSTFPATPVVQLGQSTRMSARLRHVQPEVNMDQSYEVLKRTKKIAEVHAAEEKSQQDSVPSKSSLEQQANDTNSERLEHVSIEGDLHGTFTNNLADGNSPDDVTVLDGEFLGEVESVKQLFVKRSENYSIPQLERLYTRIMKGVFETKNKGVSGDLKSSVLKFLLNFVEDDANF, translated from the exons ATGTATCCAAAACGGTCAGGCCAAGATGGCCCTGATTCCAGACAGGTGCGCTCAAGTGATAGGATCAAGACAAGGCCAAACGTTTATGGCCGGCCATATTTGTATTACAACCAAAACCTTAGGCGCACCAGGAAAAGCAAGATCAAGACAAGGACGGCAGCTTCACAGATTGCTAAGATGTTGCGTCCGGGGAATCGAAAATCAAAAGATTCTAATACTAAT TCTGGCTCTGCCAACCTTCGACGTTCAACAAGGAAAAGAAGGCTTAATGTAAATCTTGAAGATTTTACGGACAGCTCTGGAGCTGAAGACGAAGACTTAATG AGACCACCTACATATCCATCATTGAGAAACCGGATGAAAAATAGTGACAGACGGGATGGTTTGATGTCTAATAAGCGCAAAAGAGTGGCGGAGACTAAACAAACACCTCGACGTGAAGGGCTGCGTCCTCGCCGTTCAAAGGGTGCTGCAATAGAACGATTAATTTTAGAATCAGATGATGAGCAAGACCTTTCAGAAGAAAAGGTTGATCAGGATGAAACAGAAAATGGAAATGATGTTGAGGAAAATGATGCAGATGATGGCCAAAAGGAGATTGAGGGGGATGCTGAGGGGGAAGATGAAGGTGAGGACGAAGGTGATGAAGATGGGGATGATGAAGAGGGTGAAGAAGAGCAGGATGGAAGAAGGCGCTATGATCTTCGAAATCGTTCAGATGTCCGCAGGTTCTCTATGGAGGAAGGGAAGGCCCAGCCAAGATCTCCTCGAAGAGTGTTACATCAAGGTATGGGAACTAAGGTCAGCAGGGATGTAAGGAAAGGTGGATCACGAGTTCATAAGCGTCATCGTTTAGCGAGGCCTGAAGATTCTGATGACTCCCTTCTTGTGGATGAGCTGGACCAAGGCCCAGCTATTCCATGGGGGCGAGGTGGCAACAGATCTGGTCCTCCTTGGCTATTTGGGGGCTTAGACATGCATGGAACAACAGCTTTCGGATTAAATCTTGCTGCATCAGGTTGGGGTCATCAGGGTGATGCGGTGGCTACTCTAACTTCGGGGATTCAAACTGCTGGACCAAGCTCTAAGGGAGGGGCAGATATCCAACCCTTACAGGTTGATGATAGTGTTAGTTTTGATGATATAGGTGGGCTCTCCGAATACATTGATGCTCTTAAGGAAATGGTTTTCTTTCCATTATTGTATCCAGATTTTTTTGCAAGTTACCACATAACTCCACCTAGGGGGGTATTGTTATGTGGGCCCCCTGGCACAGGGAAAACATTAATTGCAAGAGCTTTGGCTTGTGCTGCTTCTAAAGCTGGCCAGAAGGTTAGCTTTTATATGCGTAAAGGAGCAGATGTGTTAAGCAAGTGGGTTGGTGAGGCTGAAAGACAATTGAAACTACTCTTTGAGGAAGCACAAAGGAATCAACCTTCTATTATCTTCTTTGATGAAATAGATGGACTTGCACCTGTGAGGTCTAGTAAGCAAGAACAAATTCACAATTCCATTGTGTCCACTTTGCTTGCTTTGATGGATGGTCTTGACTCTCGTGGGCAAGTTGTTTTAATTGGAGCTACCAACAGGATTGATGCTATTGATGGAGCCTTACGACGCCCTGGTAGATTTGACCGTGAGTTTAACTTTCCCTTGCCTGGTTGTGAGGCACGTGCCGAGATATTAGACATTCACACTCGTAAGTGGAAGCATCCTCCTCCAAATGAGCTGAAAAAGGAACTTGCAGCTAGTTGTGTAGGTTACTGTGGTGCTGACCTGAAGGCTCTTTGTACTGAAGCTGCCATCCGTGCATTCCGTCAAAAATATCCACAGGTTTATACTAGTGATGACAAATTTGTCATTGATGTTGATTCTGTCAAGGTAGAAAAGACTCATTTTATTGAAGCCATGTCTACTATTACTCCTGCTGCTCATAGGGGAGCTATCGTGCACTCTAGGCCATTGTCTCTAGTAGTTCAACCATGTCTTCAGAGACATTTAGAGAAAGCCATGAGTATTATATCTGATATTTTCCCTCCAGCTTCAATTACATCAGAGTTGACCAAACTTTCGATGCTCTCCTACGGGTCTGCAATTCCACTTGTGTATCGGCCTAGGCTTATGCTTTGTGGTGGTGAAGGTACAGGGCTG GATCATCTTGGCCCTGCGGTTTTACATGAGCTGGAAAAATTTCCAGTACATTCATTGGGACTTCCATCTCTTCTGTCAGATCCTAGTGCAAAGACACCAGAGGAGGCATTGGTACATATATTTGGTGAAGCTAGAAGAACAACACCATCAATTCTCTACTTACCACAATTTGATGTTTGGTGGGAGACT GCTCATGAACAGCTCAGGGCTGTTCTCCTGACTTTGCTAGAAGAATTACCATCTGACTTGCCTATCTTACTGCTTGGTACATCCTCAGTTACACTTGCTGAAGTTGAGGAAGTGCCCACTTCCATTTTCCCTCATCGCTCAGT TTATAAAGTGAATATGCCATGTGCCAAAGATAGGACTTTGTTTTTCAATCTTTTGATAGAAGCTGCTATGTCAATATTGTTGGAGGGAATCAACAAGAAATCTCAGGATGCAGGATGCCTCCCTGAACTTCCCAAGGCTCCAAAATTGGCTAGTGGTCCAAAAGTGTCTGAGCTAAAAGCAAAGGTGGAAGCTGAGCAACATGCACTTCGTAGATTGCGAATGTGCCTTAGAGATGTTTGCAACCG GATTCTGTATGACAAACGATTTAATGCCTTCCATTATCCAGTGACAGACGAAGATGCACCAAATTATCGTTCAATTATACAGAACCCAATGGACATGGCTACCATTCTGCAGCATGTTGATAATGGTCACTATATTACAAGTGCTGCATTCCTGCAGGACATCAATCTCATTGTTTCCAATGCGAAG GCTTACAATGGAGAGGATTACAATGGTGCTAGGATTGTTAGTAGAGCTTGTGAGCTCCGTGATGCG GTGCATGGAATGCTCTCACAGATGGATCCAGCACTGGTTGCATATTGCGACAAGATTGCTAGCCAAGGTGGCCCAGTTCAGTTGTCTGATGAATTAGGGGATTCTACTTTCCCTGCTACTCCTGTTGTGCAGCTGGGTCAGAGTACTAGAATGAGTGCTCGACTTCGTCATGTCCAACCAGAGGTTAATATGGATCAGAGTTATGAAGTATTGAAGCGAACTAAGAAGATTGCCGAAGTGCATGCAG CAGAAGAAAAGTCACAACAAGATTCGGTGCCATCAAAGTCTTCCCTGGAGCAGCAGGCAAATGACACAAATTCTGAAAGGCTGGAACATGTGTCAATTGAAGGAGATTTGCATGGAACTTTTACAAATAACCTTGCTGATGGCAACAGTCCTGATGATGTCACAGTGCTAGACGGTGAATTTTTAGGAGAAGTAGAGTCTGTCAAGCAGCTTTTTGTGAAGCGTAGTGAAAATTACAGCATTCCACAACTTGAAAGGCTTTACACGAGAATTATGAAGGGCGTgtttgaaaccaaaaataaaggaGTGAGTGGGGATCTTAAGTCTTCGGTTTTGAAGTTTCTGTTGAATTTTGTAGAGGATGATGCAAATTTCTAA
- the LOC114378339 gene encoding ATPase family AAA domain-containing protein At1g05910-like isoform X2, whose protein sequence is MYPKRSGQDGPDSRQVRSSDRIKTRPNVYGRPYLYYNQNLRRTRKSKIKTRTAASQIAKMLRPGNRKSKDSNTNSGSANLRRSTRKRRLNVNLEDFTDSSGAEDEDLMRPPTYPSLRNRMKNSDRRDGLMSNKRKRVAETKQTPRREGLRPRRSKGAAIERLILESDDEQDLSEEKVDQDETENGNDVEENDADDGQKEIEGDAEGEDEGEDEGDEDGDDEEGEEEQDGRRRYDLRNRSDVRRFSMEEGKAQPRSPRRVLHQGMGTKVSRDVRKGGSRVHKRHRLARPEDSDDSLLVDELDQGPAIPWGRGGNRSGPPWLFGGLDMHGTTAFGLNLAASGWGHQGDAVATLTSGIQTAGPSSKGGADIQPLQVDDSVSFDDIGGLSEYIDALKEMVFFPLLYPDFFASYHITPPRGVLLCGPPGTGKTLIARALACAASKAGQKVSFYMRKGADVLSKWVGEAERQLKLLFEEAQRNQPSIIFFDEIDGLAPVRSSKQEQIHNSIVSTLLALMDGLDSRGQVVLIGATNRIDAIDGALRRPGRFDREFNFPLPGCEARAEILDIHTRKWKHPPPNELKKELAASCVGYCGADLKALCTEAAIRAFRQKYPQVYTSDDKFVIDVDSVKVEKTHFIEAMSTITPAAHRGAIVHSRPLSLVVQPCLQRHLEKAMSIISDIFPPASITSELTKLSMLSYGSAIPLVYRPRLMLCGGEGTGLDHLGPAVLHELEKFPVHSLGLPSLLSDPSAKTPEEALVHIFGEARRTTPSILYLPQFDVWWETAHEQLRAVLLTLLEELPSDLPILLLGTSSVTLAEVEEVPTSIFPHRSVYKVNMPCAKDRTLFFNLLIEAAMSILLEGINKKSQDAGCLPELPKAPKLASGPKVSELKAKVEAEQHALRRLRMCLRDVCNRILYDKRFNAFHYPVTDEDAPNYRSIIQNPMDMATILQHVDNGHYITSAAFLQDINLIVSNAKAYNGEDYNGARIVSRACELRDAVHGMLSQMDPALVAYCDKIASQGGPVQLSDELGDSTFPATPVVQLGQSTRMSARLRHVQPEVNMDQSYEVLKRTKKIAEVHAEEKSQQDSVPSKSSLEQQANDTNSERLEHVSIEGDLHGTFTNNLADGNSPDDVTVLDGEFLGEVESVKQLFVKRSENYSIPQLERLYTRIMKGVFETKNKGVSGDLKSSVLKFLLNFVEDDANF, encoded by the exons ATGTATCCAAAACGGTCAGGCCAAGATGGCCCTGATTCCAGACAGGTGCGCTCAAGTGATAGGATCAAGACAAGGCCAAACGTTTATGGCCGGCCATATTTGTATTACAACCAAAACCTTAGGCGCACCAGGAAAAGCAAGATCAAGACAAGGACGGCAGCTTCACAGATTGCTAAGATGTTGCGTCCGGGGAATCGAAAATCAAAAGATTCTAATACTAAT TCTGGCTCTGCCAACCTTCGACGTTCAACAAGGAAAAGAAGGCTTAATGTAAATCTTGAAGATTTTACGGACAGCTCTGGAGCTGAAGACGAAGACTTAATG AGACCACCTACATATCCATCATTGAGAAACCGGATGAAAAATAGTGACAGACGGGATGGTTTGATGTCTAATAAGCGCAAAAGAGTGGCGGAGACTAAACAAACACCTCGACGTGAAGGGCTGCGTCCTCGCCGTTCAAAGGGTGCTGCAATAGAACGATTAATTTTAGAATCAGATGATGAGCAAGACCTTTCAGAAGAAAAGGTTGATCAGGATGAAACAGAAAATGGAAATGATGTTGAGGAAAATGATGCAGATGATGGCCAAAAGGAGATTGAGGGGGATGCTGAGGGGGAAGATGAAGGTGAGGACGAAGGTGATGAAGATGGGGATGATGAAGAGGGTGAAGAAGAGCAGGATGGAAGAAGGCGCTATGATCTTCGAAATCGTTCAGATGTCCGCAGGTTCTCTATGGAGGAAGGGAAGGCCCAGCCAAGATCTCCTCGAAGAGTGTTACATCAAGGTATGGGAACTAAGGTCAGCAGGGATGTAAGGAAAGGTGGATCACGAGTTCATAAGCGTCATCGTTTAGCGAGGCCTGAAGATTCTGATGACTCCCTTCTTGTGGATGAGCTGGACCAAGGCCCAGCTATTCCATGGGGGCGAGGTGGCAACAGATCTGGTCCTCCTTGGCTATTTGGGGGCTTAGACATGCATGGAACAACAGCTTTCGGATTAAATCTTGCTGCATCAGGTTGGGGTCATCAGGGTGATGCGGTGGCTACTCTAACTTCGGGGATTCAAACTGCTGGACCAAGCTCTAAGGGAGGGGCAGATATCCAACCCTTACAGGTTGATGATAGTGTTAGTTTTGATGATATAGGTGGGCTCTCCGAATACATTGATGCTCTTAAGGAAATGGTTTTCTTTCCATTATTGTATCCAGATTTTTTTGCAAGTTACCACATAACTCCACCTAGGGGGGTATTGTTATGTGGGCCCCCTGGCACAGGGAAAACATTAATTGCAAGAGCTTTGGCTTGTGCTGCTTCTAAAGCTGGCCAGAAGGTTAGCTTTTATATGCGTAAAGGAGCAGATGTGTTAAGCAAGTGGGTTGGTGAGGCTGAAAGACAATTGAAACTACTCTTTGAGGAAGCACAAAGGAATCAACCTTCTATTATCTTCTTTGATGAAATAGATGGACTTGCACCTGTGAGGTCTAGTAAGCAAGAACAAATTCACAATTCCATTGTGTCCACTTTGCTTGCTTTGATGGATGGTCTTGACTCTCGTGGGCAAGTTGTTTTAATTGGAGCTACCAACAGGATTGATGCTATTGATGGAGCCTTACGACGCCCTGGTAGATTTGACCGTGAGTTTAACTTTCCCTTGCCTGGTTGTGAGGCACGTGCCGAGATATTAGACATTCACACTCGTAAGTGGAAGCATCCTCCTCCAAATGAGCTGAAAAAGGAACTTGCAGCTAGTTGTGTAGGTTACTGTGGTGCTGACCTGAAGGCTCTTTGTACTGAAGCTGCCATCCGTGCATTCCGTCAAAAATATCCACAGGTTTATACTAGTGATGACAAATTTGTCATTGATGTTGATTCTGTCAAGGTAGAAAAGACTCATTTTATTGAAGCCATGTCTACTATTACTCCTGCTGCTCATAGGGGAGCTATCGTGCACTCTAGGCCATTGTCTCTAGTAGTTCAACCATGTCTTCAGAGACATTTAGAGAAAGCCATGAGTATTATATCTGATATTTTCCCTCCAGCTTCAATTACATCAGAGTTGACCAAACTTTCGATGCTCTCCTACGGGTCTGCAATTCCACTTGTGTATCGGCCTAGGCTTATGCTTTGTGGTGGTGAAGGTACAGGGCTG GATCATCTTGGCCCTGCGGTTTTACATGAGCTGGAAAAATTTCCAGTACATTCATTGGGACTTCCATCTCTTCTGTCAGATCCTAGTGCAAAGACACCAGAGGAGGCATTGGTACATATATTTGGTGAAGCTAGAAGAACAACACCATCAATTCTCTACTTACCACAATTTGATGTTTGGTGGGAGACT GCTCATGAACAGCTCAGGGCTGTTCTCCTGACTTTGCTAGAAGAATTACCATCTGACTTGCCTATCTTACTGCTTGGTACATCCTCAGTTACACTTGCTGAAGTTGAGGAAGTGCCCACTTCCATTTTCCCTCATCGCTCAGT TTATAAAGTGAATATGCCATGTGCCAAAGATAGGACTTTGTTTTTCAATCTTTTGATAGAAGCTGCTATGTCAATATTGTTGGAGGGAATCAACAAGAAATCTCAGGATGCAGGATGCCTCCCTGAACTTCCCAAGGCTCCAAAATTGGCTAGTGGTCCAAAAGTGTCTGAGCTAAAAGCAAAGGTGGAAGCTGAGCAACATGCACTTCGTAGATTGCGAATGTGCCTTAGAGATGTTTGCAACCG GATTCTGTATGACAAACGATTTAATGCCTTCCATTATCCAGTGACAGACGAAGATGCACCAAATTATCGTTCAATTATACAGAACCCAATGGACATGGCTACCATTCTGCAGCATGTTGATAATGGTCACTATATTACAAGTGCTGCATTCCTGCAGGACATCAATCTCATTGTTTCCAATGCGAAG GCTTACAATGGAGAGGATTACAATGGTGCTAGGATTGTTAGTAGAGCTTGTGAGCTCCGTGATGCG GTGCATGGAATGCTCTCACAGATGGATCCAGCACTGGTTGCATATTGCGACAAGATTGCTAGCCAAGGTGGCCCAGTTCAGTTGTCTGATGAATTAGGGGATTCTACTTTCCCTGCTACTCCTGTTGTGCAGCTGGGTCAGAGTACTAGAATGAGTGCTCGACTTCGTCATGTCCAACCAGAGGTTAATATGGATCAGAGTTATGAAGTATTGAAGCGAACTAAGAAGATTGCCGAAGTGCATGCAG AAGAAAAGTCACAACAAGATTCGGTGCCATCAAAGTCTTCCCTGGAGCAGCAGGCAAATGACACAAATTCTGAAAGGCTGGAACATGTGTCAATTGAAGGAGATTTGCATGGAACTTTTACAAATAACCTTGCTGATGGCAACAGTCCTGATGATGTCACAGTGCTAGACGGTGAATTTTTAGGAGAAGTAGAGTCTGTCAAGCAGCTTTTTGTGAAGCGTAGTGAAAATTACAGCATTCCACAACTTGAAAGGCTTTACACGAGAATTATGAAGGGCGTgtttgaaaccaaaaataaaggaGTGAGTGGGGATCTTAAGTCTTCGGTTTTGAAGTTTCTGTTGAATTTTGTAGAGGATGATGCAAATTTCTAA